One window of Papaver somniferum cultivar HN1 chromosome 9, ASM357369v1, whole genome shotgun sequence genomic DNA carries:
- the LOC113311867 gene encoding pectinesterase inhibitor 28-like: protein MDSSVAYLISTLSLIFIVQESSILVLGDAGLIQSTCQKTRLSDLCTSTLNADPSSQEANMLGLANITVNVAKTRDTNISKYILDELVKSYTDANAVKVVTGCNSFSSATPPLAYPDGLAQRQRDFQNLCGVSTDIVQVIRNSNP from the exons atggattCATCGGTTGCCTACCTAATCTCTACTCTTTCCCTTATTTTCATCGTTCAAGAATCATCTATTCTTGTATTAGGAGACGCTGGATTGATCCAATCTACTTGTCAAAAGACGCGGTTATCTGATCTCTGTACATCTACACTAAATGCCGATCCGTCCAGTCAAGAAGCCAATATGCTAGGTCTAGCCAATATTACGGTTAATGTTGCAAAAACCAGAGATACGAACATATCAAAATACATACTCGACGAGCTTGTTAAATCTTATACTGATGCAAACGCAGTTAAAGTGGTCACAGGATGCA ATTCTTTTAGCTCAGCCACTCCTCCACTAGCTTATCCTGATGGATTGGCACAAAGGCAACGCGATTTTCAGAATCTATGTGGTGTTTCTACTGATATTGTCCAAGTGATTAGGAACTCAAATCCTTAG
- the LOC113311868 gene encoding cell wall / vacuolar inhibitor of fructosidase 2-like, producing the protein MASSVVYLISILSLIFIVQESSVLVSGDDELIHSTCQKTRSPELCEVSLIYNPASKEADVKGITKIITTAGENSASDTAKFILKYIVGFYTDPDAVEVVTGCIKSYDNAKTALDISIEDLSSDHLANALKGLEIGASYADDCKNSFSSASPPLEYPDVLRQKQRYFQDLCGVSSDIIQVLRS; encoded by the coding sequence atggcaTCGTCAGTTGTCTACCTAATCTCTATTCTTTCCCTCATTTTCATCGTTCAAGAATCTTCTGTTCTTGTATCAGGAGATGATGAATTGATCCACTCTACTTGTCAAAAGACGCGGTCGCCAGAACTCTGTGAAGTATCATTAATCTACAATCCAGCCAGCAAAGAAGCCGATGTAAAAGGTATAACAAAGATTATTACCACTGCTGGGGAAAACAGTGCTTCAGACACAGCTAAATTCATACTCAAATATATTGTTGGTTTCTATACTGACCCAGATGCAGTTGAAGTGGTCACAGGATGCATCAAGTCTTATGATAATGCAAAGACTGCACTTGACATATCAATCGAAGATTTGAGTTCTGATCATCTTGCCAACGCACTTAAAGGATTGGAAATTGGTGCTTCATATGCTGATGATTGCAAAAATTCCTTTAGCTCAGCTAGTCCACCCCTAGAATATCCTGATGTGTTGCGACAAAAGCAACGCTATTTCCAGGATCTATGTGGTGTTTCCAGTGATATTATCCAAGTGCTTAGGTCCTAA
- the LOC113311869 gene encoding cell wall / vacuolar inhibitor of fructosidase 2-like — protein sequence MAAMAGLASPRSEGLPFLASFNYRAQTPTSEAGGSISTSRPFGDWLTRLPSLCESSLNADPASKEADVKGLAKIIINAGESCASDTYSYILDELVKSYTDAHAVKVVTGCSAFYDNSKTAVEVTVEDLSSDHLADAHRGLILGFSYADDCKNSFSSAHPPIAYPDGLAQRQRDFQNLCGVATDIVQVIRTSNP from the exons ATGGCTGCGATGGCAGGGTTGGCATCGCCGAGGTCTGAAGGGTTGCCCTTCTTGGCCTCATT CAATTACAGGGCTCAAACCCCTACCTCCGAAGCGGGAGGGAGCATTTCAACCTCCAGACCATTTGGTGATTGGCTG ACGCGGTTGCCTAGTCTCTGTGAATCTTCATTAAACGCTGATCCAGCCAGCAAAGAAGCCGATGTAAAAGGTCTAGCCAAGATTATAATTAATGCTGGGGAAAGCTGTGCGTCAGACACATATAGTTACATACTCGACGAGCTTGTCAAATCTTATACCGACGCACATGCAGTTAAAGTGGTCACAGGATGCAGTGCGTTTTATGACAATTCAAAGACTGCAGTTGAGGTAACTGTTGAAGATTTGAGTTCTGATCATCTTGCCGACGCACATAGAGGATTGATTCTTGGTTTCTCATATGCTGATGATTGCAAAAATTCCTTTAGCTCAGCCCACCCTCCAATAGCTTATCCTGATGGATTGGCACAAAGGCAACGCGATTTTCAGAATCTATGTGGTGTTGCTACTGATATTGTCCAAGTGATTAGGACCTCAAATCCTTAG